GCCCGCGCATGCGGAGGGTCCTAGCACAATGTGTTGCGGCTGCCTCCTTGGCCATGCAGGCTATTCCTGCGGTCGGCGCGTGGCGGACCGAGATGCAAGACGCGAAGTGCTGACAGCGTTCGATCCTCGCGGCCGTGTCGTGGAGTGTGCCAGTTGCGGCGCCCCGCTGACTGCTTCACACGCGGGTCGTGTGAAATGCGGGTTTTGCGCGGTGGAGAACGAGGTCGGCGAACGCCCTCGGGAACGTCGCGCCCCCGTCGGTGCGGAGCGGGAAGCGGCACGGTTGGCTCGGCTGGCGACGCAACTCGCGCAAACGCTTCCTGGCAACCTGTACGACCTTTCGGGCTTGCCGCCCTCCTTGATGTTCGTCGGAGCCACCGCCGCCGCACGCAACGACATCGCCGCCTTGCATCGACTGTGGTCGCACGCCAAGGCGATCGCGGGCCAAGGCCTCGAGCCCCAGCGCGCGCTGTGCTGGGTGGCAACTCACGCCGCAAGACTGCTGGCACGACAAGGACAGCTCGAAGGCGCTCGAGCCAAGCTCGAAACGGCGCTCAATCACCTGGAGGACGCGGGCCATCGCTCGCTGATCCGGGTGGAGCTGTGCATCCAAGCGCTGCGCCAGGGAGACATCGCGGCGGCGCGCGGCTGGCTGGCAGAGTGCGATCCCGCACCAGAGGTGATCGAGCTGGACTCGGCTCTGCGCCACGCCCGTGCGCGCTTGGCGCTGGCGGAGGGCGAGCCCCTGCGCGCCTTGTCGCAGATCGGTGAGTCGCCGGGGTCGGTACCCGTGGCGCCGTCACTGAGGCCACAAAGCGATCTGATTCGCGTGCATGCCTACGAGGCGGCGGGTCGCGGCGCGCAGGCGAAATCGCACTGGCGGCGTGCCGCCAAGGAGCACGGGGAGGGGCGACTGATTGCGCTGGCGCACGCCGAGGATCTAGCGCCGGAGACTCGCTTGGCCCCCATGTCGCGTCGCGCGCAGACACTGGCATCGGAAGCGCGCAACGCCGGCAGTCTGTCGTACGTGTTGCGAATCGCTCTGCTCTACGCACCCCTCTTCTGTGCAGTCTTGGCCTTGCTCTTCTCGGTCGAAGGTTTCGCGACAGGGTCTGGGCCCATGCTCGGAATCACCGCCGAGCCAGCGTGCGCTGCGGTGTGCGAGGGCTGCACGGCGCCCATCACCTATCACCTAGCCAGCAGCGACAATGTCGACCACGCTGTGCTGTGCGACAGTGCTGCGATCCATCCTCGCGACATGAGTCCGAGGGAACTCTCGCAGTACCAGACCGCTTTCCCCCATCTCGCGATTCCCGGCGGGGTCTTCACGCTCTATCTCCTCACCTTCGTTGCCGTCTACCCATTGGGGTTCGCGCTTGCACTCTGGCCCGCAATCCGCCGCCGAAGGCGCGTGGCCCTCGCGGCCGCGGCGAACCAAGAGGAGCTTGCGGAATTGACCGCTGCACTCCGCGCCGTCACGGGAGCCCAGCGCTAGACGTCATCCTTCAGCAGTGGGAGGAACTCGCCGCTCTTTGGATCGAAGTCGAACACCTCGCCGGTGGCGATCTTGAAGACCCAAGCGTTTACCTGGAGCGTGCCAGCGTCCATGCGCTTGCGCACGAAATCGAACTCCTGAAGATGCTCGACCTGCGCCAGCACGTTTTCTTGGACCGCGGCCGTCATGCGAGCTTCCGCATCCAGCTGTGCGTAGCGAGTGTCGAGTAGTTCTCGCAGCCCGCTCGCCTGCTCTACCCAGCGCTTGACGTAGCTGAGATGAGAGGTGCTGTCGGGATCGAGGATTGCCTGGATCGCTCCGCATTGAGTGTGCCCGCAGACGATGACGTTCTCCACCTCGAGCACCTCTACCGCGTATTGCAGCGATGCGGCGGTGCCGCCAGGCAGGCTCGGGTGCGGGACGAGATTGCCGGCGTTGCGGATCACGAACAGCTCGCCGGGTGGAGCGTCCGTGATCAAGTTGGGAACCACGCGCGAGTCCGAACAGGTGATGAACAGGGTTTCCGGACGCTGCCCCGCCGTCGCCAGTTGTTCGAACAGGCGCCGATGGGTCGCAAAATAGCCGCTTCGAAAGGAATGGATGCCCTTGGCGAGCTTCTGCATGCCCCGTCATACGCCATGCACGAGCGCGCCAGCAATTCCCACTCCCCCAGGCACGCCCGGAGGCGTCGAATTCGAGCCGACCGCCGTCCTCGGCTTGCGATGGCGCGTCCGTGTCGCTATGGGCACCCTCCACATCCTCGAGTGGACTAGTCACGAGTTGCCATGACCATCGCCAGCAAGAAGATCACGTTCCCTAGCGCCCAGGGTCATTCCCTCGCAGCACGCTTGGAGCTGCCTGAAGGCCAGCCGCGCGCCTTCGCTCTTTTCGCTCACTGTTTCACCTGCAGCAAGGACAGTACCGCCGCAAGCCGTATCAGTCGCGCTTTGGCGGACGAAGGGTTCGCGGTGTTGCGCTTCGACTTCACGGGGCTAGGCGGTAGTGAGGGAGACTTCGCCAATACGGACTTCTCCTCGAACTTGAGCGACCTGGTCGCTGCGGCCGACTACTTGCGAGCCGAGTATCAGGCACCCACGGTTCTGGTCGGCCATTCCCTCGGGGGGGCTGCGGTTCTCCGCGCGGCCGCGCGCATCGAGGAGACGCGCGCCGTCGTGACCCTCAATGCCCCTTTCGATCCTGCGCACGTCAAGGAGCTGCTGTCCGCTGCCGAGCCGGCCTTGCTCGCCGCCGAGGAAGCCGAGGTGAACCTCGCTGGCCGGACTTTCCGGGTGAAGCGCAGCCTGCTGGATGATTTGAGCGACCAGCCGATGCGCGAAGCCATAGGGAACCTGGGCGCCGCGCTCTTGGTCATGCACTCCCCGACGGATGACGTGGTGGGCGTAGACAACGCGCGCCTTATCTTCGAGGCCGCGCGACATCCGAAGAGCTTCGTCTCCTTGGACGGCGCTTCGCATCTGCTTGGTCAGCGAGCCGATGCCATCTTCGCCGCGCGTGTGATCGCCGCCTGGGCCGCTCGCTACCTAGCCGCCGAGAAGGAGCCCAAACCGGATGATGAAAGGGACCACTCCGTCGTAGTGGCCGAGACGCACGAGGGCCGCTACACGCAGAGCGTAGCCTTCGGCAACCACCGCATGCGTGCGGATGAACCCGTGGCCTTGGGCGGCCTGGACAGTGGGCCGTCGCCCTACGACCTACTTCTGGCCTCCCTGGGCGCGTGCACGTCCATGACCCTGAGGATGTACGCCGAGCACAAGCAGCTGCCGCTGGACGGCGTGCGCGTCACGCTCGAGCACCGGAAAATCTACGCAAAGGACTGCGGCGACTGCGAGACGAAGCAGGGCAAGATCGACCACATCGACCGTGTCATCGAAGTCGAAGGCGACTTGAGCGACGAGCAGCGTCAGCGACTGTTGGAGATCGCAGACAAGTGTCCCGTCCACCGCACGCTTCATGCGGAGGTCAAGATCGCCTCCCAGCTGAAGCGCTGAGCCGAGCCTCGTTGCCACAAAAAGAGTCCGAGCCACTCGACGGGGGTCGGGTGGCTCGGAGGCTGGCACGGGACGAAAAGGCCTAGCAGAGCAGGCTGACGTAGTAGATGACGGTCTTGGACGAGGTGTTCGTTCCGTCCGTCACCGTGAGTGTGACGGTGTGCTTGGCTTGATTGCACAGACCAGCCATGTTGGCCGTGATGGTCTTCCCGGTTCCAAGCGATTGTGACAACGTGGTCGAGCCGTTGGTGTACACGGTGCTCCACTTGTAGGCGGAGTCGGGGAGGACGCCGCCGTCGTCGGTGGCCACCGCCTTGAGTACGACCTGCTTTACCCACTTCCCACCGACGTCGACGTCGGCGTAGCCGAGGTCCGTGCCCGTGG
This DNA window, taken from Polyangiaceae bacterium, encodes the following:
- a CDS encoding carbonic anhydrase, with translation MQKLAKGIHSFRSGYFATHRRLFEQLATAGQRPETLFITCSDSRVVPNLITDAPPGELFVIRNAGNLVPHPSLPGGTAASLQYAVEVLEVENVIVCGHTQCGAIQAILDPDSTSHLSYVKRWVEQASGLRELLDTRYAQLDAEARMTAAVQENVLAQVEHLQEFDFVRKRMDAGTLQVNAWVFKIATGEVFDFDPKSGEFLPLLKDDV
- a CDS encoding alpha/beta fold hydrolase translates to MTIASKKITFPSAQGHSLAARLELPEGQPRAFALFAHCFTCSKDSTAASRISRALADEGFAVLRFDFTGLGGSEGDFANTDFSSNLSDLVAAADYLRAEYQAPTVLVGHSLGGAAVLRAAARIEETRAVVTLNAPFDPAHVKELLSAAEPALLAAEEAEVNLAGRTFRVKRSLLDDLSDQPMREAIGNLGAALLVMHSPTDDVVGVDNARLIFEAARHPKSFVSLDGASHLLGQRADAIFAARVIAAWAARYLAAEKEPKPDDERDHSVVVAETHEGRYTQSVAFGNHRMRADEPVALGGLDSGPSPYDLLLASLGACTSMTLRMYAEHKQLPLDGVRVTLEHRKIYAKDCGDCETKQGKIDHIDRVIEVEGDLSDEQRQRLLEIADKCPVHRTLHAEVKIASQLKR